The sequence below is a genomic window from Cryobacterium arcticum.
GGCGTCATGGTCTCAGCGTATCGAGAGCGTCGCGAGGAAGTCCGTGGTGCCCTGGGCGATCTCGGGCGAGAGGGTGTGGTGCAGGTAGTGGTCGCCGGTGAGGGGGATCACCTGGCCGGTGTCGACGCTCGCGGCCTGCTTGTCGTGCAGGGCGACCCAACCGTCCACATCGGTGTCGGTGGACTGCACGAAGAGCAGCACCGGGAGGTCGGCGGGGAAGGTTTGCCCGCTGACCGCGGCGAAGTTGGCGGGAGTGTTGTCCATCTCGTTCACCAGTGTCGGGGCGCCCGCGTTCTTACTGCTGAGCAGCTTCATCTGCTCGATGGTCTGCTCGTCGTAGGGCAGGCTCAGGTAAGGGTCGGGTGCCAGCCCGGTGAGGGCTCGGGTGATGCCCAGGGTGCTCAGCGTCGAGATCAGGCCGGCCGGAATCGGCTCGTCGGAGCCGGGCTGGTCGGGCACGCTGCTGTCGATGCCGACGAATGCGACGAGTTCGTCCGCGTAGGCGGCACTGTAGGTGACGGCGTAGATGCCGGCGATGGAGTGGCCCATCAGCACGTACCGGTTTACGTCGAGGTACTGGAGCGCCTCGTGCACCTCCCGGGTGATGTTCGCGGCGGTGCGCGGGGTGTCGGTTTGGTCGCTCAGTCCGGTGCCGAAAGGCTCGACCGCCACAACCCGGTAGGTGTCGTCGAGTTCGTCGATCAGGGGCTGGAAATCGAGGCCGGGCGCGGCGGTGCCGAGTCCCGGCAGCAGCACGATGGTCTGATCGCCGTCGCCGCTGAGCACCACGTTCATCTCCTTGCCGTCGACGGGAACCCGCTGCCCGTAGTCGGCGATCGAGGAGGCCTCGGAGGCCGTGGCGACGGCGTTGACCACAGCGGTCGTGGCGACGAGCAGCACCGGAATCGCCACGAGCACGCCGAGGGTGGAGAGCGCGATGCGCAGGGGTTTCTTCATAGGACTCGTCTCGGTTGGCCGGGCGGCGGGGGCGCTGCGGTGGTGTGAGACCAGCCAATCAAGTCCGGGTGGCGCCCGGAAGTGACCTGGTGTCATCGCCGACCGTGACAGTTGTCACGGCTAGGTCGGCTCACGTGAGTGATCTAGCAAACCGAGGTCAGGCGCTCTCTGCGACTGGCGGAGAGGTGACTGCCCCGCATTGGGGTTGGCGGCCCCTCGAGATTCCCTCTTACCTTGGTATGGGTACTACTCCAACGCTTGGGAACTGACGGGATATTGGTGATGCATCCAGCTCGTTGGCACCTAAGGGCGAGTCCGCGCGGAGTGAGCCGGTCGAGCCTGGACTTGCAAGGCGAATGCTCCCCCATCGTTGACTGGCTCGATAGATGACCCCTGAGTCCGCTAGCGCAATCCTCAACGTGCCACCAACGGCGTCGGCAGCAGAGATTCAACAGGCGTATAGGCTTCGGGCGCGGATGACCCATCCAGACCGGTTTGCTGGCGCGCCCAAATCGGACCTGGCTGCCGCGAGCTCCGAGTTCGTCCGGGTAACCGAAGCACGCGAGTTTCTCCTGGCCCACGCTGGTCGCGCCGCCTCCGCGGCGGCGACTGACGATGCGGAGCCCACTCAGTCAAACAATTCACCGCCTCCATCGCAACAGGCACGGTGGACAACGGAAGACCCGTACCGTCCTTCCCAAACCCAATCGACGGCAGCACCCAGATCAAGGTTTGCCGCCTTCGCAGCCACGGGTCTGATAGCTGCAGCGACGGTCCTCCTTGCGATCATCGTCTGGACGGCTTTCAACACGACTCCCGACTCGACCGTGGCGCCCAGCGATATTCTCTCTGGCGCCGACGTGGAAGTGGTCACAGAAACGGCATCCCTGCCCGAAGATTGTCAGGCCGGATTCGGCTGTTGGGCATGGTCGGTGACTGTGCGTGAAGACTGCCCGGCAGCGACAATCACCGTAAACCTGAGCGATACGCCTGACGGCGCGACAACGATATCAACGCATAGGCTGCGCCCCATAGTTGCTGAAGTTGGTTCCTGCTCGTGGAACATGGAAGCAAGATCGACGCTGAATACGCGGCGATTGAATCGATCACGTGCCGGTAGGCGGTTCAGGCGCGCTCGAGCAGCGAGCTCAGACCGGCTTCGCTCACAACCGGGATGCCGTAGTCCCGGGCCTTACGTGCCTTGCCCGACAATGAGTCCGGATCGGCCGCGACGACCAGCCGGGACTTCTTCGTTACCCCGGCGCCAGGCACGAACCCCCGGTGGATGAGCTCGGCGTGCCAGTCGGCGCGGGGCCGCTGCATCTCCCCGGTGAGCACGACGATGTCGCCCACGGTCAGCATGAAACGGGCTTGTGCGGGCTCCGCCGGCGCCACCGCGACGATGAGCTGCGGAGGTTGTAGGGCTGCAGCCACGGCGCTGGAAGGAAGCCCGAGCAGCTGAGCGACCGTGATGAGGTCTGCAATTTCTCCCTCGGTAAGCACGGAGTCGGCCCAGGCAAGGGCCACGAGGTCGGTGAAGTAACGCTCGTGCAGAGCCACGCAGGTGGCCCGGTCGATGCCGAGGTCTTCGGCGAGCTGCACGAGCGCCTGTGCCTCGTGGGCGGACAGCTCCCGGTCAAGGAGGCACAGATCGAGGAGTGCGAGGTAGTCGAGCTGCTCCGCCGGGCCGGCGAACTCAGGCATCTTCACCGTGATGCGGTCGAGCCAGGAGGCAGGAACCACCGGTCCGGACGGCACGACATCATCGCGGGACACCCAGACAGCAGGGTCGCCTAGGAAGGGCGGCCACGGTGCGGCTGCCGCAGCGGCGAGATGCGCCGCCCAGATGGGCGCATCCGGATCGTCGGCGATGTACGCGCCGAGCAGATGCGCGGTGGCGACCGCATCGGCGAGGGCTCGGTGGGCGTCGATGAGCGGGATGTCATAGGCCGCGCAGCAGTCGGATAGCTTGCGGCCGGAGCCCGGTAGAAAATCGCGGGCCAGCTGCATGGTACACAGGCCTTCGAGGTTCAGGCCCGCTCCGTAGGTGAGGCGGTCCAGCTCGGCGAGCAGAAAACTGATGTCGAAGCGCGCGTTGTGTGCCACAATCACCCGTCCGGAGAGCAGTTCGATGAGCTGTGGGGCGACGTGCGCGAAATCCGGGGCCTGCATGATGTCGGCGGCCCGGATGCGGTGGATGTCCTGCCGTCCGAGATCCCGGCTCGGGTTGATCAGGGTGTCCCAGCTGCCGGTGATGCGACCGCTCTCGTCGACGTGCACCACGGCCACTTCGATGACTCGGTGGCTCGACTTGGCGAACAGGCCGGTGGTCTCGAAGTCGATGACCGCGTAACCCTTGCTGTTCGACGCAGAATTGTGCCGCATATTGTCCACTCCCCCATGCGCCTGAGGCATCGGGGTGATGGCGGCGTCGGCTCAGCTTTCCAGGGTGGGGCCGTCCTGTCCATTCCCCAGTGGTGGTGTGTCAGGACTGCGTCGGTGAAGTCCGCCGCCGGGCCTCGGCGATGGACGCGCCGAGGCCCGGCACCCGGGTGCGATCGAGTTCCGGATTGATCTAGGCGAGAGCCCGGGAGCGTTGCTCACGACCAGCCGCACCGTAAGGCCATGCAGACGGCTCGGGGTCGCTGGCCCTATCGAGAGTCGCGAGATCTTCCGCGGAAAGCATGACCTCTACACTGCCGAGGTTGTCGGCAAGCTGCCGAGTGGTGCGTGCACCGAGGATTACGGAGCTGACAGCGGGTTGAGCGCTCAGCCACGCCAACGCGATTCGCGACATCGATTGGCCGTGCGCCTCAGCGATGCCCTGCAGCGCCTCCAGCACCCGCCACGTGCGCGGCTCACCTGAGCGCAGGTCGTAGGCCTCCACCCCACGCTCGGGATCCTCGCCGAGTCGGGTGGCGCCGGACGGCCGGCTTTCTTGGGAGTACTTACCGGCCAGCCATCCGCCGCCCAAAGGCGACCACGGCAGCACGCCCAACCCGTTGGCCTCGCAAGCCGGCAAGATCTCCCACTCCACTTCGCGCGCGAGCAGGTTGTACTGCGGCTGCATGGAAATGAGCGGGAACCTCCCACGCACGTTCGACGCCGCCTGGGCGATCTGCCAACCGAGGAAGTTGGACAGTCCTGCGTAGCTGATTTTGCCCGACTGCACTGCTGAGTCAAGAAATCCTAAAGTCTCATCCAGCGGTGTGACCGGGTCCCAGGAATGTACCTGGTACAGGTCGAGGTGGTCGACGCCCAACCGCCCGAGAGTGCCCTCTAACGCGCGACGAAGGTGTCGACGTGAAGTGCCGGAATCGCGCGCGTCAACGCCCACGGGGAAGCGACCCTTGCCGGCGATCACGAGCCGGTCCCGTGCGGCATTCGATTGCCCGCGCAGCCATTCGCCCACGATCTCCTCGGCATGGCCGCCACTGTAGACATCCGCCGTTTCAAGCATGGTCCCGCCAGCGGCCGTGTACTGGTCGAGCTGGGCGTGTGCTTCCTCGGCTTCGGTTTCGGACCCGAAGGTCATCGTGCCGAGCGTGAGAGTGGAGACAGCGAGCCCGGAACGTCCGAGGGTGGTGTACTTCATGGTGGAGCAGCCTTTCTAGAGGGTCGAAAGCGGTGAACGCGACTGAAGCGGTGAGCGTGGCCGGTAGGCCTCGACGAGTGCATCCATGACGGCATCCACACCCGGGTCAGTGACGCGGGCTTCGGGATGCTCGTCATGCCAGGCGATGATCTCCTCGGCGCCCCGGGCGAACGGCACGCGGCAGGTGAACTCGGGCACCAGGCGTTTGATCTTGGTGTTGTCGAACACCATCGAGTTGGCCTTGTCACCGAGCAACGCGGCGCCCCAGACGGGGTCGGCGGCGGCGATGGCCGTGGAGGCGATGTGCACGAGGTCGGGCTGCACTCCGGCGGCCCGCGCGATGTGTTCGTAGATCGCGTTCCATGTGAGCGCTTCGTCGGACGTGATGTGGAAGGCTTCGCCGATCGCCTCGTCGCGCCCGAAGAGGCCGACAAAGCCGCGGGCAAAGTCAGTGTGGTGCGTGATCGTCCACAGCGAGGTGCCGTCGCCGGGCACCACCACGGGGCGACCCTGTCGCATGCGCTCTACGACCGTCCACCCGCCGTCGAAGGGCACCATAGTGTGGTTGTAGGTGTGTGAGGGGCGCACGATGGTCACGGGAAACCCGCTGTGTCGGTAGGCGGCGACGAGTTCGTCTTCGCAGGCGATCTTGTTGCGGGAGTACTCCCAGTACGGATTGCGTAGCGGCGTGGACTCGGTGACAGGCAGACTGCGCGGCGGGGTCTGGTACGCCGACGCTGAGCTGATGAAGATGTACTGGTCGGTGTGGCCGGAGAAGATGGCGATGTCGGCCCGCACATGTTCAGCCTCGAAGGCGACGAACTGTACGACCGCATCGAAGTGCAGCCCGGCGATGGCCCGCTCTACGGAGCGACCGTCGCGCACATCGGCCCGATGTGCCGTAGTGACCGACGGCTGCGGGTTGGTGCCCGACCGGGTGAGCGTGTGCACGTCGTGCCCCTTGCGCAAAGCCTCGGCGACGACCGCTGAGCTGATGATGCCCGTGCCGCCGACGATGAGAACCCGCAGCCCGCTCATTTCACTCCTCCGGCGGTGAGACCGCTGACGATGCGGCGTTGGAAGACGAGCACCAGGATGATCAGCGGAATGGTCACGATGACTCCTGCCGCCATCTGGGTGCCGTAGGGCTTGTCGTACTGCGAGATGCCGGTGAATTGGGCGATTGCCACGGTTACGGGCTGGGCGTCTGGGGTCTGCGACATCGCGTTGGCGATCATGAACTCGTTCCACGCCGAGATGAAGACGAGAATGGCCGTTGTGAAGACTCCCGGCACCGCCAGCGGCAGGATGATCTTGCGGAACGCCTGACCGCGGGTGCATCCGTCCACGCGGGCGGCAGCCTCCAATTCCCACGGCATGGCGCGGAAGAAACTCACCAGAATGTAGACGCCGAGCGGCAGGGCGAAGCTCACATCGGGGATGATCATCGCTTGGAAGGTGTTGATCCAGCCCAGATCGGCGAAGAGCTGGAAGAGCGGGGTGAGGATTGCCACACCGGGGAACATCGAGGTCGCCAGGAACAGGCCCAGTACGGCGTTCTTGCCACGAAAGTCGAGCCGGGCGATGGCGTAGGCGGCGGTGACGCCGAAAAACAGCGCGATGACTGTCACACTGCCCGCAATCACCAGCGAGTTCCTCAGCGCGTAGACAAAGGTGTTCTGCGCGCCGAAGACGGCCGCGTAGTTCTCCAGCGTCGGCGCGAGCGGCAGCAGCGAGTTGTCGAAGATGTCGGCGGGGCCTTTGAGGCTGGTGACGAGCATCCAGTAGAACGGTGCCAGGCAGAAGATCGTGATCGCGGCCAGCGCAGTGTAGGTGCCGATAGTGCCCCACGTGGGAGCTGGACGCGCCCGCAGGGTAGCGTTCGGCCGGGCGGTCCTGCGAACGGGGGTCGACTCGAGGAGGGTTGACGAGGTCATTTCCCTTGGCCTTTCTTGCCGCCGGCCTGCTCGACGGCGTTCACTCCGAGGAGCCGCACGAAGAGATAGGCCGTGATGAAGATAAGAATGAATGTCAGCGTCGAAAGCGCGCCGCCGTATCCGGGTTTCAGCTGACTGAGCGTGGACTGCACAACCAGCACCGACAGGGTGGATGTGCCGTTCGCGCCGTTGGTCATGATCTCGGGCAGGTCATACATACGCAGGGCATCGAGCAGCCGGAACAGCACCGCGACCAGGAGCGCCGGCTTGACTAGCGGCAGGGTGACGAAGACGAACCGCTTCCACGCCCCAGCGCCGTCGAGCTTGGCGGCCTCGTAAACCTCATCGGGGATCACCTGCAGGCCGGCGAGCACCAGCAGGGCGATGAACGGGGCGGTCTTCCAGGTATCGGCGACGATAATCGCCACCATGGACGGAACCGCCGATCCGGTCCAGATGATGTCCGATCCGGTGAGGGCGTTGACGATACCCTGCGGGTCGAAGGCCCACTTCCAGAGCACGGCCGCCACGGCGGTGGGCACCGCCCAGGGGATGAGAACGCTAGTGCGAATGAGCCCGCGCCCGCGGAAGGCCCGGTTGGCGACGAGGGCCATGCCGAGCCCGATGAGGGTCTCGAGCACGATGGTCACCGCGGCGAACAGGTAGGTCACACCGGTGGCCGCCCAGAATTCCGGGGCGTAGTAACCCCAGAGCGCCTGCGCGTAGTTGTCCAGGCCGACGAACGGGACCTCGCCGATCCCGTCGCCGAACAGGGAACGGACCATAGACGAGCCGACGGGAAAGGCGATGACCAGCGTCAGCACGACTATCGACGGAATGACCAGCCAGAAGGCGAGTCCGCCATCCCTTTCGGGACCGGGGCGGGATTTTTGGGTGCGCCGCAGAGCGGGCCTCAGTGAGATCGACATGACTCGCCTTCTGGTTCTGGGTGCGGGTTCTACTTGATGGCCTGTCCGAGGTCTGCAGCCATCTGGGTGATCGCCTGGTCCACCGACATCGTGCCCTGCAGGGCGGCGTAGGCGTTCTTCTGAATGGCCAGGCTCACGGCGTTGTAGTTAGGTGTGCGGGGGCGCGGAACGGCCGTTAGTTCGGACTGCTCGAGGGTCGGCAGGTACGGGGACACCGTGACCAGTTCGGCATCCGAGTACAGGTCACTACGTACCGAGGCCTGGTTCATCACGCTGACGAGCACGCGCTGCGCTTCGTCGGACTGCATCCATTCGACCCAGGCTTTGGCCGTCTCCTTGTGCTTGGAGAACGCCGAGACGCCCAGGTTGATACCGCCGAGCGATGACACGCCGTTCCCGTCCTGTCCTGGCAGCTGAGCGATGCCGAACTTGCCCTTGATCGCCGAGCCTTCCTCGCTCGCCGCGGTGAACACGTAGGGCCAGTTGCGCAGGAACATCACATCGCCGTCGAGAAAGGCAGTCGCGCTCTCCTGCTCCTGGTACGTGATGCCGGCGGGGTTGATGTCACCGCTCTTGAACATGTCCACCAAGTGCCCCAGGCCGGCGCGGGCCTCGGGTGAGTCCACGGCCACGGACTTTCCGTCCTCGCTCAGGAACGAACCTCCCGCGGAGTTGATCGCTTCGGCCACGTTCACGGTCAGGCCCTCGTACTGGGCGAATTGACCGGCGTAGCAGTCCATGCTGTTCGCCTTGGCGATCTCGCAGTCGGCCGCGAGCTCCGCCCAGGTGGTGGGCGGCGTGTCGATCAGGTCGGACCGGTAGTACAGCAATCCGGCGTTAGTCATGAAGGGAGCAGCCCACACCTTGCCGTCGTAGGTTGCTGATTCCACTGCGGCGGGGAGAATATCGTCGCCGGCGACCTTGGCGGGATCGAGCTCCTCCAGCCATCCGTAGGCGGCGAACTCCGAGGTCCAGACAACATCGCCCCAGACGACGTCGTAGTTGCCGCTCTTGGCCTGGAAGTCCTGAACAAACGATGTGCGCTGATCATCAGGCGAGGCGGACAACTCCAAAAAGGTGACCTTTTGATCGGGGTTTTCCTTGTTCCACATGTCGATGAGTTGCGGCATAGCCCCGGTCAGGTCTTTCCCTGACGCGAAGGTAATGGGCCCTTTGCCGTCGTCGGATCCCTCAGATGCAGATCCGGAGCATCCTGTGAGCATTACGAGCAGGCCCGCAGTCGCTGTGGCGACTGCGGTAGTGACAAGGCGCTTCTTGCTGTGCATTTCAATCTCTCCTTTGAGCTGTGTTGCGGCCTGGCCGGGTCAGACGACGGGTCTTCGTGCTCGTGCTGCGCGGCATGAAAAGAATGCAAGCTAATCTCAAATCTGTCAAGTAACCGATTACTTTGTAGTGATTGATCTTCACGGGCAAAATAGAAAAAACCTGATAGCAACGCTTTAAAGACATATGTTGCGAACTTATAACGGCAAGTAATCGCTTACGCAGTGCATGCGCGCTCACTGTATGCTGGGCAGCGTAGATAGCGAGGAGGGGCCGTGAGCGTCACGCTAAAAGACGTCGCCAGTGTGGCGGGAGTGTCGACGGCGACGGTTTCCCGCGCGCTGCGTGGGTTCGCGACCGTCGACCCGGAGATCCAGCAGCACGTACAGCAGGTCGCCGACCGCCTCAACTACGTTGGCTCGCCCGCGGCAGCGGCCCTGTCAACCGGTCGCGCGGACAGCATCGGCGTGATCACGCCCTTTGTGGACCGGATGGCGTTTCAACGCATGCTGACAGGGATCGAAAGCGCGTTGCGGGGAACCAACATGGACCTCCTGTTGTACTGCACCGGGGACCCCAGCGACCCGCACCCCGTTCCGCCCCGGAAACGTCTAGCGCGGAGAGTCGACGGCTTCATCGTGCTGTCCCTCGCCCTGCACAGCCCCGATGTCGAAGAGATCTCGAAGCTAAAGATGCCGTTAGTTCTGTTCGGCGATCAAGGCCCGTGGGGCTCGAGCGTTCAGATCGACGACCGTGCCGCGTCCGTCGTCGCGACCGAACACCTCATAGGCCTCGGCCACTCTCGTATCGCCCTGATTCATGGCCGCGAGGCGCACGATCCTGGTGTTCTGGAATACCAGCGCCACCTGGGTTTCAACGACGCCATGGCGCGCGCTCACCTCACCGTTGATCCGGCGATGGTTGTGCCGGGCGCCTTTACGATCGCAGGGGGCGCACAGGCTATGCAAAGGCTGCTTGACGCTGCCGATCCCCCGACCGCAGTCGTCGCTTTCTCTGACGAAATGGCTTACGGAGCGATCCGGGCATTGCGGGACCGCGGCCTGACGCCGGGTCGCGACGTGTCGATCATCGGCTTCGACGGCCATGAGACGTCCGCCCTGCTCGAC
It includes:
- a CDS encoding alpha/beta hydrolase, translating into MKKPLRIALSTLGVLVAIPVLLVATTAVVNAVATASEASSIADYGQRVPVDGKEMNVVLSGDGDQTIVLLPGLGTAAPGLDFQPLIDELDDTYRVVAVEPFGTGLSDQTDTPRTAANITREVHEALQYLDVNRYVLMGHSIAGIYAVTYSAAYADELVAFVGIDSSVPDQPGSDEPIPAGLISTLSTLGITRALTGLAPDPYLSLPYDEQTIEQMKLLSSKNAGAPTLVNEMDNTPANFAAVSGQTFPADLPVLLFVQSTDTDVDGWVALHDKQAASVDTGQVIPLTGDHYLHHTLSPEIAQGTTDFLATLSIR
- a CDS encoding exonuclease domain-containing protein, whose translation is MRHNSASNSKGYAVIDFETTGLFAKSSHRVIEVAVVHVDESGRITGSWDTLINPSRDLGRQDIHRIRAADIMQAPDFAHVAPQLIELLSGRVIVAHNARFDISFLLAELDRLTYGAGLNLEGLCTMQLARDFLPGSGRKLSDCCAAYDIPLIDAHRALADAVATAHLLGAYIADDPDAPIWAAHLAAAAAAPWPPFLGDPAVWVSRDDVVPSGPVVPASWLDRITVKMPEFAGPAEQLDYLALLDLCLLDRELSAHEAQALVQLAEDLGIDRATCVALHERYFTDLVALAWADSVLTEGEIADLITVAQLLGLPSSAVAAALQPPQLIVAVAPAEPAQARFMLTVGDIVVLTGEMQRPRADWHAELIHRGFVPGAGVTKKSRLVVAADPDSLSGKARKARDYGIPVVSEAGLSSLLERA
- a CDS encoding aldo/keto reductase produces the protein MKYTTLGRSGLAVSTLTLGTMTFGSETEAEEAHAQLDQYTAAGGTMLETADVYSGGHAEEIVGEWLRGQSNAARDRLVIAGKGRFPVGVDARDSGTSRRHLRRALEGTLGRLGVDHLDLYQVHSWDPVTPLDETLGFLDSAVQSGKISYAGLSNFLGWQIAQAASNVRGRFPLISMQPQYNLLAREVEWEILPACEANGLGVLPWSPLGGGWLAGKYSQESRPSGATRLGEDPERGVEAYDLRSGEPRTWRVLEALQGIAEAHGQSMSRIALAWLSAQPAVSSVILGARTTRQLADNLGSVEVMLSAEDLATLDRASDPEPSAWPYGAAGREQRSRALA
- a CDS encoding SDR family oxidoreductase encodes the protein MSGLRVLIVGGTGIISSAVVAEALRKGHDVHTLTRSGTNPQPSVTTAHRADVRDGRSVERAIAGLHFDAVVQFVAFEAEHVRADIAIFSGHTDQYIFISSASAYQTPPRSLPVTESTPLRNPYWEYSRNKIACEDELVAAYRHSGFPVTIVRPSHTYNHTMVPFDGGWTVVERMRQGRPVVVPGDGTSLWTITHHTDFARGFVGLFGRDEAIGEAFHITSDEALTWNAIYEHIARAAGVQPDLVHIASTAIAAADPVWGAALLGDKANSMVFDNTKIKRLVPEFTCRVPFARGAEEIIAWHDEHPEARVTDPGVDAVMDALVEAYRPRSPLQSRSPLSTL
- a CDS encoding carbohydrate ABC transporter permease; protein product: MTSSTLLESTPVRRTARPNATLRARPAPTWGTIGTYTALAAITIFCLAPFYWMLVTSLKGPADIFDNSLLPLAPTLENYAAVFGAQNTFVYALRNSLVIAGSVTVIALFFGVTAAYAIARLDFRGKNAVLGLFLATSMFPGVAILTPLFQLFADLGWINTFQAMIIPDVSFALPLGVYILVSFFRAMPWELEAAARVDGCTRGQAFRKIILPLAVPGVFTTAILVFISAWNEFMIANAMSQTPDAQPVTVAIAQFTGISQYDKPYGTQMAAGVIVTIPLIILVLVFQRRIVSGLTAGGVK
- a CDS encoding carbohydrate ABC transporter permease, translated to MSISLRPALRRTQKSRPGPERDGGLAFWLVIPSIVVLTLVIAFPVGSSMVRSLFGDGIGEVPFVGLDNYAQALWGYYAPEFWAATGVTYLFAAVTIVLETLIGLGMALVANRAFRGRGLIRTSVLIPWAVPTAVAAVLWKWAFDPQGIVNALTGSDIIWTGSAVPSMVAIIVADTWKTAPFIALLVLAGLQVIPDEVYEAAKLDGAGAWKRFVFVTLPLVKPALLVAVLFRLLDALRMYDLPEIMTNGANGTSTLSVLVVQSTLSQLKPGYGGALSTLTFILIFITAYLFVRLLGVNAVEQAGGKKGQGK
- a CDS encoding ABC transporter substrate-binding protein → MHSKKRLVTTAVATATAGLLVMLTGCSGSASEGSDDGKGPITFASGKDLTGAMPQLIDMWNKENPDQKVTFLELSASPDDQRTSFVQDFQAKSGNYDVVWGDVVWTSEFAAYGWLEELDPAKVAGDDILPAAVESATYDGKVWAAPFMTNAGLLYYRSDLIDTPPTTWAELAADCEIAKANSMDCYAGQFAQYEGLTVNVAEAINSAGGSFLSEDGKSVAVDSPEARAGLGHLVDMFKSGDINPAGITYQEQESATAFLDGDVMFLRNWPYVFTAASEEGSAIKGKFGIAQLPGQDGNGVSSLGGINLGVSAFSKHKETAKAWVEWMQSDEAQRVLVSVMNQASVRSDLYSDAELVTVSPYLPTLEQSELTAVPRPRTPNYNAVSLAIQKNAYAALQGTMSVDQAITQMAADLGQAIK
- a CDS encoding LacI family DNA-binding transcriptional regulator; protein product: MSVTLKDVASVAGVSTATVSRALRGFATVDPEIQQHVQQVADRLNYVGSPAAAALSTGRADSIGVITPFVDRMAFQRMLTGIESALRGTNMDLLLYCTGDPSDPHPVPPRKRLARRVDGFIVLSLALHSPDVEEISKLKMPLVLFGDQGPWGSSVQIDDRAASVVATEHLIGLGHSRIALIHGREAHDPGVLEYQRHLGFNDAMARAHLTVDPAMVVPGAFTIAGGAQAMQRLLDAADPPTAVVAFSDEMAYGAIRALRDRGLTPGRDVSIIGFDGHETSALLDLSTINVPFEDIGALAARKLLDEIHGLEADNSGVTILETVLTARSSTGTL